The following proteins are co-located in the Perca fluviatilis chromosome 22, GENO_Pfluv_1.0, whole genome shotgun sequence genome:
- the sox17 gene encoding transcription factor SOX-17 gives MSSPDAGYASDDQTQARCTMSVMMPGMGRCQWVDPISPLGDTKVKNEPCASSSGSQNRGKTEPRIRRPMNAFMVWAKDERKRLAQQNPDLHNAELSKMLGKSWKALPVTEKQPFVEEAERLRVQHMQDHPNYKYRPRRRKQVKRIKRLDSGFLVHGVSDHQGSSMPGDGRLCVESMGLGYHEHGFQLPPQPLSHYRDAQALGGPSYETYSLPTPDTSPLDAVESELTFFPQHSQEDCHMMPAYAYHSQAAEYQPQESLSNHHSNPILHRHPASASEQPPQPATLPPSYMGCPNPLAMYYTQHCSHSHPKRHPGGAGQLSPPPDSHPHSTDSVEQMHHSELLAEVDRSEFEQYLNSSSARADMTGLSYGQHEAGMQGPESLISSVLSDASTAVYYCSYNNS, from the exons ATGAGTAGTCCCGATGCGGGTTACGCCAGCGACGATCAGACCCAGGCAAGGTGTACGATGTCAGTCATGATGCCTGGAATGGGACGCTGCCAGTGGGTCGACCCTATCAGTCCTCTCGGGGACACCAAAGTAAAGAACGAGCCGTGCGCCTCCAGCTCAGGCAGTCAGAATCGCGGCAAGACCGAACCGCGGATCCGACGGCCCATGAACGCGTTTATGGTCTGGGCGAAGGATGAGCGCAAGAGACTGGCGCAGCAAAACCCGGACCTGCACAACGCGGAGCTGAGCAAAATGTTAG GGAAATCATGGAAAGCCCTTCCTGTCACAGAAAAGCAGCCCTTTGTGGAGGAGGCCGAGCGGCTGCGGGTTCAGCACATGCAGGATCACCCCAACTACAAGTACCGGCCGCGGCGGCGGAAGCAGGTGAAGAGGATTAAGAGGCTGGACTCTGGCTTTCTAGTCCACGGCGTGTCTGATCACCAGGGCTCGTCGATGCCCGGGGATGGCAGGCTGTGTGTGGAGAGTATGGGCCTTGGCTACCACGAGCATGGCTTCCAGCTTCCTCCACAGCCGCTTAGCCACTACCGAGATGCTCAGGCTCTTGGGGGCCCTTCTTATGAAACCTACAGCCTCCCTACGCCTGACACCTCTCCTCTGGACGCTGTAGAGTCAGAACTCACATTCTTCCCTCAACATTCACAAGAGGACTGCCACATGATGCCTGCATACGCTTACCACTCCCAGGCGGCAGAGTACCAGCCCCAGGAGTCCCTCTCCAACCACCACAGCAACCCCATCCTGCACCGACACCCTGCCTCAGCTTCAGAGCAGCCCCCACAGCCTGCCACCCTTCCCCCTTCCTACATGGGATGCCCTAACCCTCTGGCCATGTATTACACCCAGCACTGCAGTCACAGCCACCCCAAACGGCATCCCGGTGGGGCAGGACAGCTCTCCCCCCCTCCTGACTCCCACCCTCACTCAACAGACAGCGTGGAGCAGATGCACCACTCTGAGCTGCTGGCCGAGGTGGACCGCAGCGAGTTTGAGCAGTATTTGAACTCCTCTTCGGCGCGTGCGGACATGACAGGCTTGTCGTACGGGCAACACGAGGCTGGCATGCAAGGACCTGAAAGCCTCATATCATCTGTGCTGTCAGACGCCAGCACAGCTGTGTATTACTGTAGCTACAACAACTCCTAA